A DNA window from Streptosporangiales bacterium contains the following coding sequences:
- a CDS encoding ABC transporter permease subunit: MTRRSPAGSIVRVAFLVLAVLVVALPFAWLALGSLKTSDALNDPTAVTFAPTLDNWRAVLSQGVLGAALRSLEVGLVTVALSLLVGTMGAYAISRYKAGGRLSRFGILAAQVLPPAVLAFPFLAFAYTLRLNDTLVAVMAAHLSFVLPVVTWFLIGFFDAVPKELEEQALVDGYGRFAAFRKVVLPQVLPGVGAAGIFGFVLSWNDLFYALILAPGNAATLPVSIAGFNTFRGVELGAMCGAIIVSVVPVLVVSALVQRRLVRGISGGAVKY, from the coding sequence ATGACCCGTCGATCGCCGGCCGGCAGCATCGTGCGGGTGGCGTTCCTCGTCCTCGCCGTGCTCGTGGTGGCGCTGCCGTTCGCCTGGCTCGCGCTCGGCAGCCTCAAGACGTCCGACGCTCTCAACGACCCGACGGCCGTGACGTTCGCGCCGACGCTCGACAACTGGCGCGCCGTGCTCTCGCAGGGCGTGCTTGGCGCGGCGCTTCGCAGCCTCGAGGTCGGGCTCGTCACGGTTGCGCTGTCGCTACTCGTCGGCACGATGGGCGCGTACGCGATCTCGCGCTACAAGGCGGGCGGCCGGCTGTCACGGTTCGGCATCCTCGCCGCGCAGGTGCTGCCGCCCGCGGTGCTCGCGTTCCCGTTCCTCGCGTTCGCCTACACGCTGCGGCTCAATGACACGCTGGTCGCGGTCATGGCGGCACACCTGAGCTTCGTGCTGCCGGTCGTCACGTGGTTCCTCATCGGCTTCTTCGACGCGGTGCCGAAGGAGCTGGAGGAGCAGGCGCTCGTCGACGGGTACGGCAGGTTCGCCGCGTTCCGCAAGGTCGTGCTGCCGCAGGTGCTGCCCGGCGTCGGCGCGGCCGGCATCTTCGGCTTCGTGCTGAGCTGGAACGACCTCTTCTACGCCCTCATCCTCGCGCCGGGCAACGCGGCGACGCTGCCGGTCAGCATCGCGGGGTTCAACACGTTCCGCGGCGTCGAGCTCGGCGCCATGTGCGGGGCGATCATCGTGTCGGTCGTGCCGGTCCTCGTCGTGAGCGCGCTCGTCCAGCGCCGGCTGGTCCGCGGCATCAGCGGCGGCGCGGTCAAGTACTGA
- a CDS encoding ABC transporter permease subunit: MSFRYRMLLPLVALFLAVVGYPLVNSFYLSLTDYKITDRANLSVVGGRQYVDALTDQGFWGAFGNTAVFVLVAVTVELVVGLALALALQRQRRLRNLTRGLLLAPMFVTPIAVGLLFRFLLNSQLGVVPAVLGSLGVSYDFFGSGKALLTIALIDAWQWTPFMVLLLLAGLESLPSAPFEAARVDGASAWYTFRRVTLPMLRPVVAVAVLIRGLDALKVFEYVYATTRGGPGTETQTLQYYVYQTGIQFFRMGEASAMGYLVLAVVLVAVIVLFLRIDRQRAA; the protein is encoded by the coding sequence GTGAGTTTCCGGTACCGGATGTTGCTGCCGCTGGTCGCGCTCTTCCTCGCCGTCGTCGGCTATCCGCTGGTCAACAGCTTCTACCTGAGCCTGACCGACTACAAGATCACCGACCGCGCGAACCTCTCGGTCGTCGGCGGTCGCCAGTACGTCGACGCCCTTACCGACCAAGGGTTCTGGGGCGCGTTCGGCAACACGGCGGTGTTCGTGCTCGTCGCCGTGACGGTCGAGCTCGTCGTCGGTCTCGCCCTCGCGCTCGCGCTCCAGCGGCAGCGCCGGCTGCGGAACCTCACCCGCGGGCTGCTGCTCGCACCGATGTTCGTGACGCCGATCGCCGTCGGGCTGCTCTTCCGCTTCCTGCTCAACTCGCAGCTCGGCGTGGTTCCCGCGGTACTCGGCTCGCTCGGCGTCTCGTACGACTTCTTCGGCTCGGGCAAGGCGCTGCTCACCATCGCGCTCATCGACGCCTGGCAGTGGACGCCGTTCATGGTCCTGCTGCTGCTCGCGGGTCTGGAGAGCCTGCCGAGCGCGCCGTTCGAGGCGGCGCGCGTCGACGGGGCGTCCGCCTGGTACACGTTCCGCCGGGTCACGCTGCCGATGCTGCGTCCGGTTGTCGCGGTCGCCGTGCTGATCCGCGGACTCGACGCGCTGAAGGTGTTCGAGTACGTATACGCGACGACGCGCGGCGGGCCGGGCACGGAGACGCAGACGCTCCAGTACTACGTGTACCAGACCGGCATCCAGTTCTTCCGGATGGGCGAGGCGTCGGCGATGGGCTACCTCGTCCTCGCCGTCGTGCTCGTCGCAGTGATCGTCCTGTTCCTGCGCATCGACCGGCAGCGTGCCGCATGA
- a CDS encoding extracellular solute-binding protein, which produces MKATTPRSGTRRVATVVTALAATVALGAGCVGGGGQAPEETSTKGAVSKDTKGTVRLLMEGVPDSDIVKELVPEFTKEYPGIKVEIQTLTYDQIRDKLVASFQAPKPTYDLVVVDNPWMYDFAKAGFLEPLEGRVDNTDGYAYDDFAEPLRSINEVDGHTYGVPFYNYALGLVYRKDLFAAEGIEPPKTLTELQAAAAKLTTAKRAGIAMQPQRGYKVFEEWGNFLFAEGGRIHDNSGNVTLDTPEGRKALSAYIAMYEKSAPKNSLNWAFDEAQRAVSSDKAAMMVSYNWMLPALNKKGSGKFAGEFGLAPFPGGHQVLGSWSWSIPANSATSDASWAFVSWLTSKQGEKQRVLAGGAPVRTSVLSDAEVREQGGAEYYDTVRELLENSSPLSEGANGEEMIQAVGTELNSAVAGKKSPAAALKAADDEAKKIRDE; this is translated from the coding sequence ATGAAGGCAACCACACCGAGAAGCGGGACGCGTCGCGTCGCGACCGTCGTGACCGCGCTGGCCGCCACGGTGGCGCTGGGCGCCGGCTGCGTCGGCGGCGGTGGGCAGGCACCCGAGGAGACGAGCACCAAGGGCGCGGTGTCGAAGGACACCAAGGGCACGGTGCGGCTGCTCATGGAGGGCGTGCCCGACAGCGACATCGTCAAGGAGCTCGTGCCCGAGTTCACCAAGGAGTACCCGGGCATCAAGGTCGAGATCCAGACGCTGACGTACGACCAGATCAGGGACAAGCTCGTCGCGTCGTTCCAGGCGCCGAAGCCCACGTACGACCTCGTGGTCGTCGACAACCCCTGGATGTACGACTTCGCGAAGGCCGGGTTCCTCGAACCGCTCGAGGGCCGCGTCGACAACACCGACGGCTACGCGTACGACGACTTCGCCGAGCCGCTGCGGTCGATCAACGAGGTCGACGGCCACACGTACGGCGTGCCGTTCTACAACTACGCGCTCGGTCTCGTCTACCGCAAGGACCTGTTCGCGGCCGAGGGGATCGAGCCGCCGAAGACGCTGACCGAGCTGCAGGCCGCGGCCGCGAAGCTCACCACGGCGAAGCGCGCCGGCATCGCCATGCAGCCACAGCGCGGCTACAAGGTCTTCGAGGAGTGGGGCAACTTCCTGTTCGCCGAGGGCGGGCGCATCCACGACAACAGCGGCAACGTCACCCTCGACACCCCGGAGGGACGCAAGGCGCTCTCGGCGTACATCGCGATGTACGAGAAGAGCGCGCCGAAGAACAGCCTCAACTGGGCGTTCGACGAGGCACAGCGCGCGGTCTCGTCCGACAAGGCCGCGATGATGGTGTCGTACAACTGGATGCTGCCCGCGCTGAACAAGAAGGGCAGCGGGAAGTTCGCGGGCGAGTTCGGTCTCGCGCCGTTCCCCGGCGGGCACCAGGTGCTCGGCTCCTGGTCGTGGTCGATCCCGGCGAACTCCGCCACGTCGGACGCATCGTGGGCGTTCGTGTCGTGGCTGACGTCGAAGCAGGGCGAGAAGCAGCGCGTGCTCGCCGGTGGCGCACCGGTCCGTACCAGCGTCCTGTCCGACGCCGAGGTGCGCGAGCAGGGCGGCGCGGAGTACTACGACACGGTGCGCGAGCTGCTCGAGAACTCGTCGCCGCTGTCCGAGGGCGCCAACGGCGAGGAGATGATCCAGGCGGTCGGCACCGAGCTCAACTCGGCCGTCGCCGGCAAGAAGAGCCCGGCCGCGGCGCTGAAGGCCGCCGACGACGAGGCGAAGAAGATCCGGGACGAATGA
- a CDS encoding SDR family oxidoreductase, which translates to MSTPIAVVTGAGSGIGAAIARTLSERGAHVVATDLDEIAAQRTADTCADASARSLDVTDAAAARALADAVAAEHGALDVWVSNAGVSTMQRFLDAGEEAYDRTLAVNLRGVFFAGQAAARAMVALGRPGAIVNVASMAGKQGRVPFLADYVASKFGVVGLTQAMAYELAEYGIRVNSVCPGYVSTSMQERELGWEAALRGVGEGDVRRMMLDDTPLRRLEEPEDVARVVAFLAGDDAGFVTGEAVAVNGGAYMD; encoded by the coding sequence ATGAGTACACCGATCGCGGTGGTGACCGGCGCAGGCTCCGGCATCGGCGCGGCGATCGCGCGGACGCTGAGCGAGCGTGGCGCCCACGTCGTCGCGACCGACCTCGACGAGATCGCCGCACAGCGCACGGCCGACACCTGCGCCGACGCGAGCGCGCGTTCCCTCGACGTCACGGACGCGGCCGCCGCGCGGGCGCTGGCCGACGCCGTCGCCGCCGAGCACGGCGCACTCGACGTCTGGGTCTCCAACGCCGGTGTCTCGACGATGCAGCGCTTCCTCGACGCCGGCGAGGAGGCGTACGACCGCACGCTGGCGGTCAACCTGCGCGGTGTCTTCTTCGCCGGACAGGCCGCCGCCCGCGCGATGGTCGCGCTCGGGCGTCCCGGCGCGATCGTCAACGTCGCGTCGATGGCCGGCAAGCAGGGCAGGGTGCCGTTCCTCGCCGACTACGTCGCCAGCAAGTTCGGCGTCGTCGGGCTCACCCAGGCGATGGCGTACGAGCTCGCCGAGTACGGCATCCGCGTCAACAGCGTGTGCCCCGGCTACGTCAGCACCTCGATGCAGGAGCGGGAGCTCGGCTGGGAGGCAGCGCTGCGCGGCGTGGGCGAGGGCGACGTCCGCCGCATGATGCTCGACGACACGCCGCTGCGCCGCCTCGAGGAACCCGAGGACGTCGCGCGCGTCGTCGCGTTCCTCGCCGGTGACGACGCGGGTTTCGTCACGGGTGAGGCCGTGGCGGTCAACGGGGGCGCCTACATGGACTGA